One Streptomyces umbrinus genomic window, CCGGCGCGGGTCTGGGCGTCGAGGGCGCCGAAGGGTTCGTCCATCAGGACGGCGCGCGGGCGTGGGGCGAGCGCGCGGGCCAACTGCGCGCGCTGGCGCTGGCCCCCGGAGACGCGGTGCGGCAACTGCTGTGACCGGTCGGCGAGTCCTACCCGGTCGAGCCAGGACTCGGCCTGCCTCCGGCGTTCGCCGCGCGGCAATCCCTGGACGGCCAGGGGCAGTTCGACATTGGCGCGCAGGGTGCGCCAGGGGAGCGGGGCGTCCTCCTGGAAGACCAGGGAGCGGTCCGCCGCCGGTCCTTCGATCCGTCGGCCGTCCTGCTCCACCGTCCCGGCCAGGACGGGCAGCAGCCCGGCGAGAGTGCGTAGCAGCGTCGACTTGCCGCAGCCCGAGGGGCCGACGACGGTGAGGATCTCGCCCGGGGCGACATCCAGGTCGACGTCGGCCAGCGCGGTGGCGTCCGGCCGGCCGAGCGTGGCGGCGCCGAGGGTGAGCCGGGTGCCGCGAACGGGCGCGGGTGCCCGTACCGTCGTCGTTCCGGCGGATGTCCGGGTCTCAGACGAGGTGCTCATCGCGCGCCTCCTCGGTGTGGACGGCGGTGGGGGCGGCAGCGGAACGCGGGGTGCGCTTCGGTGTCCTGGTGCGTGCCGCGGGGACGTACGACGTGCG contains:
- a CDS encoding ABC transporter ATP-binding protein; translated protein: MSTSSETRTSAGTTTVRAPAPVRGTRLTLGAATLGRPDATALADVDLDVAPGEILTVVGPSGCGKSTLLRTLAGLLPVLAGTVEQDGRRIEGPAADRSLVFQEDAPLPWRTLRANVELPLAVQGLPRGERRRQAESWLDRVGLADRSQQLPHRVSGGQRQRAQLARALAPRPRAVLMDEPFGALDAQTRAGMQDLLVEVLHGTGATVVFVTHDVDEALFLGDRVALLGSGRLTALREVPRPRDRTAHDDPARVALRREVLTSLST